CGTGGTTTCGACCTCGGCAATGTCGAGCGGCTCGGCCAGGGCCGGCACTGCAACGAGAGAGGTGGTGGCCAGAATCGCGAGAAATGCAGTCGGTTTCATCTGTTCATCCTTTCACAATCTGGAGCCGGAGCGCCGGCACCGTTGAGAGACAAACAGACCTGCGTCGCGAAAGGTTCCGCCTGACGGTCCCTGCGCGCCGCGCTGGGGCTCACGAGCCCCAGATCACCTTCACGTAATTCATCGTTTCGCGATAGGGCGGGACGCCCTTGTATTTCTCCACCGCGAGCGGACCGGCGTTATAGGCGGCGAGCGCGAGCCGCCAGGTGCCGAACTTGTTATACATCAACCGCAGATAGCGGGCGCCGCCGTCCAGGTTCTCCCGCGGATCGGCGGGGTTGACGCCCAGCAGGCGGGCGGTGTCCGGCATGAGCTGCGCGAGGCCGAGGGCGCCCTTGTGGCTCACCGCGCGGGGGTTCCAGCCGCTCTCCTGCTGCACGAGGCGCAGGTAGAGATCGGTCGGCACCCCGTGACGCCGCGCCGCCGCTTCCGCGACCGGCCGCCATTCGCCGGCATAGCTGCCGGTATAGGCGCGCCCGACGAGATCGTCGGTGAAACGTTCGGGCTGAAGCGACACGGAGCTGGAATATTGCTGGGAGGCGCGCCCGTCGAGTACCTTGAGCTGCGATCCGAAGATCGCGACCCGGCTTTTCGTCGAAAAGATGTCCTCGCCCGCGACCGGCCCCGCCGAGATCGCAAGGCACAGTCCGAACCATCCGGCCCGGCGCAGCATGCTCACCGCCATGTGTCCACTCGTTTCCCTAGTCACTGTCCGCGCGCACTATGACCGAGCCCGATGCCTTTTCCAAGGGCGAGATTCCCGCGGGAGACCGTTGCGGGGGATTTCCGGCTTGGCATACCCGCCGCGGAATGCTGTAACGTCAGCCAACCGAAGAATCTCAGGGAGTAGACCGCATGGCCGGATCCGTGAACAAAGTCATCCTCGTCGGCAACCTCGGGCGCGATCCGGAGGTGCGGACCTTCCAGAACGGCGGCAAGGTGTGCAACCTGCGCATTGCCACCTCCGAGAACTGGAAGGACCGCAACACCGGCGAGCGGCGCGAGCGCACCGAATGGCACTCGGTCGCGATCTTCTCCGAACCGCTCGCGCGGATCGCGGAGCAATATCTGCGCAAGGGCTCGAAGGTCTATATCGAGGGCCAGCTCGAGACGCGCAAGTGGCAGGACCAGCAGGGCCAGGACCGCTACACCACGGAGATCGTGCTGCGCCCCTATCGCGGCGAGCTCACCCTACTCGACAGCCGCGGCGAGGGCGGCCAGGGCGGCGGCGGCTATGGCGGCGGCTACGATCAGGGCGGCGGTGGCGGCTATGACGATCCGGGCTATGGCGGCGGTTCGCAGGGCGGCGGCTACGGCGGCGGCTCCCAGGGCGGTGGCGGCGGGCGCTCGTCGATGGATGACGACGAGATCCCGTTCTGAACTGTGTCATTCGCGGCACATTCGAGAAACCCCTGCGCCCGTCGCGGGGGTTTTTCGCTATTTTTCGCACTTGCGTCCCCCTGCCGCGCTCGAACCCGCGCCGGATCGTTCCCATATGAGCCGGACGGGACGGTCGGTCCCGTCATTTGCAACAGAGGAGGCATAGAATGAAGAAGTTTCTCGTCGCAAGCGATCTTTCGGTCCGGTCGGACCGGGCGCTCGAACGCGCGATCCGGCTGGCGCGCCAGCATGAGGCGGCGCTTACCGTGCTGCATGTCATCGACGACGACCTGCCGGCTCCGCTCGTGGCGCGCCTGCGCGAAAGCGCGGCGGAGACGCTCGGCGAGGTGTTGAAGGCGCAGGATGCCCCTGAAAACGCCGAGGTGCGGATCGAGGCCGGGGATGCCGTCGTGACGATCTCGGAAACCGCGGAGGCCGTCGGCGCCGATCTCGTGATCCTCGGCATCCACAGGCCGCGGGCCTTCTGGGACATGCTCTCGGGCACCACGATGGAGCGGATCGTGCGCGCGCTGCGCTGCCCGGTGCTGCTCGTCAGCGAGCCGGTGACCGGCCCCTACCGCTCGGTCCTCTGCGGCATCGACCTGTCGCCGGCCTCCGAGACGGCCGCGCGCACCGCTGCCGCCCTCGCGCCGGAGGCGGACTACCACAGCTATCACGCGGTCCATGTCCCCTACCGCGGCCTGATCGCCCGCGAGGCGCGCGAACGCCAGATCGCGCCGTTCCTCCATGAGGCGGAGGACGAACTGGCGGCATGGCTGAAACAGGCCGATCTGCCGGAGGCGCTCGGCACGCCGGAGATCCTGACCGAGAGCGTC
The nucleotide sequence above comes from Celeribacter indicus. Encoded proteins:
- a CDS encoding lytic transglycosylase domain-containing protein, which translates into the protein MAVSMLRRAGWFGLCLAISAGPVAGEDIFSTKSRVAIFGSQLKVLDGRASQQYSSSVSLQPERFTDDLVGRAYTGSYAGEWRPVAEAAARRHGVPTDLYLRLVQQESGWNPRAVSHKGALGLAQLMPDTARLLGVNPADPRENLDGGARYLRLMYNKFGTWRLALAAYNAGPLAVEKYKGVPPYRETMNYVKVIWGS
- the ssb gene encoding single-stranded DNA-binding protein; the protein is MAGSVNKVILVGNLGRDPEVRTFQNGGKVCNLRIATSENWKDRNTGERRERTEWHSVAIFSEPLARIAEQYLRKGSKVYIEGQLETRKWQDQQGQDRYTTEIVLRPYRGELTLLDSRGEGGQGGGGYGGGYDQGGGGGYDDPGYGGGSQGGGYGGGSQGGGGGRSSMDDDEIPF
- a CDS encoding universal stress protein codes for the protein MKKFLVASDLSVRSDRALERAIRLARQHEAALTVLHVIDDDLPAPLVARLRESAAETLGEVLKAQDAPENAEVRIEAGDAVVTISETAEAVGADLVILGIHRPRAFWDMLSGTTMERIVRALRCPVLLVSEPVTGPYRSVLCGIDLSPASETAARTAAALAPEADYHSYHAVHVPYRGLIAREARERQIAPFLHEAEDELAAWLKQADLPEALGTPEILTESVETAFETMRKKTDCDLFAIGAHGRTPLSPTLLGRFTQDHIRQPVCDTLVVRG